Within the Nicotiana tabacum cultivar K326 chromosome 11, ASM71507v2, whole genome shotgun sequence genome, the region CCGACATCCTTGGACATATGTCCATTATGCGTTTCAGGGCTATGTTCTATGTACTCGTCACATTGAATTCATTTTTTCATAAGTCAAGCTTCACTTTTGCTGAACTAAAGAACTCTTTATGATATCTCTTCCAGAGGCAATATCATGTCTAGAGCAGGCAGTACACATGTTTCTGGACATTGGAAGGCTAAATATGTCTGCACGATATTACAAGGTACAGATATATTATCTGTGAGAATCCATATGTGCTGTTTGATGTTTCCAATAGCAGTGTTCTGTGCTTGGTCAAAATTCTTTTCTAGAGTAAGGTCCGTTTTGGTATATGTTATGCTTAGTCTCTTCAATTTATGTTGCAATCTAAACTTTGATATTATCAAGAATGTGGTCGAGCCCTTCTCAGGACCTAACGCATAGTAGGAGCTTAGTGCACTAGGCTGCTTTTTTAAGAAGTGATAAGTGACTGTCTAATTTAGTACGTGGCTGTCCGGTTTCATTGAAATGATTCTAGGCGTCATGCACAGTTAATTGGAGTGTATCTTTGGCAGCTTGATTGCATTTGAAAGATACATAATGATTCTGCTGTGTCCAGGAAATTGCTGAATTATATGAACAAGAGCAAAATTTGGAGCAGGCTATCATTTATTATGAGAAGGCTGCTGATCTTTTCCAAAGCGAGGATGTAACAACATCTGCAAATCAGTGCAAGCAGAAAATTGCACAATTCTCTGCTGAACTAGAAAAGTAAGAATCTTTTTCTGAATTAGTAATACAGTTTTTCTACAGAAAGAATAATTGTGTCTAATTGCAAATTCATTGCTGCATATGGAAATATTGACGCAGTTAAAGACAAAGAAAACTGGTTAAAAAGGTACTTAGAAACTGCAAGAGGAAATTCCTCTCAGAACAATTCCTGGGTAATCTGGATTTGATGCCTCCCTGTATATCTTGCATTCTTCTCTGTGGAATCACAATTGAATTCTATCCTAGTCTCTTGGAGTACTGGTGCAATATATCTTTTATATCaattgaagaaaaaggaaaagatataAAAGGAGTCAAAGCCAATAATTAGGAAAAGAAATCACTTCCAAACTAAGAGTAGAAATGTGTATTAAATGCCATGTTAAAAGCGCTGAGCACCTTATAAATGTTAATAAACTAATGTTTATGTCTAATTGCTCGATATGTAAGATAACTGAAGTTTTGCATTGTAAAAGAAAACATAACATTTAGCATTTGTCACCTAGATATCAAAGAGCAATTGAGATCTTTGAGGAGATTGCACGGCACTCTGTCAACAACAATTTATTGAAGTACGGAGTTAGAGGGCATCTTCTAAATGCTGGTATTTGCCAACTTTGTAAAGGTGATGTTGTTGCAATAAACAATGCATTGGAGCGATATCAGGTACATTGTTCTTCTTGTCAAGCCTCTAAGATTTCAATTCGACATGATATGTTCAAGTAAAGATTGCATCCTGACTTGCAGGAACTGGATCCAACATTTTCAGGGACACGCGAGTGCAAGTTGCTAGTGGTATGCCTTAGCTTGTATTAACTCAAGCATGCGAGTTCTTTTGCCTTGCTCTCTTATCCGTGTCGTTTAAACAAGTTTGCTTGCTTTATCTGTGGATATAGTAAGTATATTCCGTATCAAATATGTGAATTGCCAAGAATTTATCCAAAATATAAACTGTTAGCTTTAAGGTGGTTAATCTGAAACTTGAAAACAGTGTTTAATGCATACAGGTGAAATGTAGTTTGGGAATGAATTACCAGGACTCAAAACAGAGTTTCATGCGCTGGTTGACATGTGTCCGATCTTCCATTACTCTTCTACGAGAGGCATAAAATTTGCACATTTATTCATTTGTCTTGTCTCTGTAAGGGTAAACCAATGTGATGGATGAAAGTGCGGATATTAACGATATTGGTATACGAGGTTTTGTGACAAATTGGACAAACAtcaatgtaataatattaaattaaagaaaactatCAAAGTCAGAGGAAATTGAATTGACTGTAGAAATGATTTCTTAGGGACATAGGCACAATGCTTTCTAACCAAAATAGCTACTAATATGATGAACCATCAAAGCAACTGTATTCTCTCACTTGATAGCATAGTTATTGCTTTCAGAACTCAGAATCATTATATACGTCCTGAATTTGATAATATAG harbors:
- the LOC107806719 gene encoding alpha-soluble NSF attachment protein, whose amino-acid sequence is MGDQIARGEEFEKKAEKKLSGWGLFGSKHDDAADLFDKAANCFKLAKSWDQAGAVYVKVANCHLRLDSKHEAAGAYANAAHCYKKTNTREAISCLEQAVHMFLDIGRLNMSARYYKEIAELYEQEQNLEQAIIYYEKAADLFQSEDVTTSANQCKQKIAQFSAELEKYQRAIEIFEEIARHSVNNNLLKYGVRGHLLNAGICQLCKGDVVAINNALERYQELDPTFSGTRECKLLVDLAAAIDEEDVAKFTGSVKEYDSMTKLDALRTTLLLRVKEALKAKELEEDDLT